From the genome of Synchiropus splendidus isolate RoL2022-P1 chromosome 17, RoL_Sspl_1.0, whole genome shotgun sequence, one region includes:
- the omgb gene encoding oligodendrocyte-myelin glycoprotein, with protein sequence MRRRLLTFPPHVVLLELLLVLLLVSGVLTVCPSACTCNRSHREVDCSWRGLRFLPDGLQHNLRSLNLSHNRFHHLDEQLTSYTHLRVLDLSHNRLNRLPSGLPRSLWHLYAASNRVQVLDKNDTAYQWNLQTLDVSDNRLERAIFINNTLINLSKLNMSYNHFWTLPTNMPSRLETIDLSNNLLVQVLPGSLDRLHKLTHFYLHSNRFSMLPTGVLDQLVSLRVITLFNNPWTCHIHEDLAYLVRWAKETRAHVLGCPCHTQPACGWVRPGWHFASHNMPPVTAYDESLSVTGWWHSSSPATPTDQPPRSTGILQTIHHFSAPAGPAAADNTRHADFISERGSLGTTVETSSIIDTSFVTETPIGVTLVTDQSFVTQSSSMQTKKTTTLRTRSVRRKNPSSFSSSLSLSTCSSLTLNLLFLILVL encoded by the exons ATGAGAAG GAGACTGCTGACATTTCCACCCCACGTGGTTCTCCTGGAACTCCTGCTGGTCTtgctgctggtgtctggtgtCCTCACTGTGTGTCCGTCCGCATGTACCTGCAACCGCAGCCACCGGGAGGTGGACTGCTCCTGGAGGGGCCTGCGATTTCTCCCCGATGGGCTCCAGCATAACCTGCGATCGCTTAACTTATCCCACAACCGCTTCCACCACCTGGATGAGCAGCTGACCTCGTACACACATCTACGCGTCCTTGACTTGTCTCACAACCGACTGAACCGCCTCCCCTCCGGCTTGCCTCGCTCCCTCTGGCATCTCTACGCCGCCTCCAACCGTGTCCAGGTGCTGGACAAGAACGACACGGCGTATCAGTGGAACTTACAAACCCTGGACGTCTCTGACAATCGCCTGGAACGGGCTATTTTTATCAACAACACCTTGATTAATCTGAGTAAGCTCAACATGAGCTATAATCACTTCTGGACCTTACCCACAAACATGCCGAGCCGCCTGGAGACCATTGACCTATCCAACAATCTTCTGGTGCAGGTACTGCCCGGCTCGCTGGACCGGCTTCACAAGCTCACCCACTTCTATCTACATTCAAACCGCTTCTCCATGTTGCCCACAGGAGTGTTGGACCAGCTTGTGTCTCTGCGTGTCATCACTTTGTTCAACAACCCGTGGACCTGCCACATTCATGAGGACTTGGCTTACTTGGTCAGGTGGGCTAAGGAGACCCGTGCCCATGTCTTGGGCTGCCCATGCCACACGCAGCCCGCCTGTGGATGGGTCCGCCCTGGCTGGCACTTTGCGTCCCACAACATGCCGCCTGTCACAGCGTATGACGAGAGCCTTTCTGTGACCGGGTGGTGGCATTCGTCCAGTCCTGCCACGCCCACCGACCAGCCGCCCAGATCAACAGGCATTCTCCAAACCATTCATCACTTTTCTGCTCCGGCTGGCCCAGCTGCTGCAGATAACACACGCCACGCTGATTTCATCTCCGAGCGAGGTTCACTCGGCACCACCGTCGAGACATCCTCAATTATTGACACCAGCTTCGTAACCGAGACACCCATCGGAGTCACGCTGGTCACAGATCAGTCGTTCGTAACACAGAGCTCCTCCATGCAGACAAAGAAGACAACAACTCTACGAACCAGGAGTGTGAGGAGGAAGAATCctagcagcttcagcagcagtctGTCTCTCAGCACCTGCTCGTCTCTCACGCTCAACCTGCTGTTTCTCATTCTGGTCCTCTGA
- the LOC128748806 gene encoding uncharacterized protein LOC128748806: protein MKGLDILRVLWVTKTLTSLLCGAQITTVILPGPLNQTSQEGNSTASHVTAPFDLSPNVTSESTPLTTSSAEVNTVYKGQTTQSTSGRTTDCSAPSQSSYRQQCLPLLMLNGGLILATVILLISTVLLTWKVCHLNRRIKTLSSDADLISNCEYWMGSSQRRKHKTAAVATDNVLLLDQFRQPQEEVSNDVVKEENVPEVEQKREQKKESDEASATPDEKEDIVTETEKTDTKLPEVATSQSANATAPTSAEGEKNVA from the coding sequence ATGAAGGGATTGGACATCCTACGTGTGCTGTGGGTCACCAAAACTTTGACCTCACTTTTATGTGGTGCTCAGATCACCACTGTCATTCTACCTGGCCCTTTGAATCAGACTTCACAGGAAGGAAATTCAACTGCTAGCCATGTGACTGCGCCCTTTGATCTATCGCCAAACGTCACGTCTGAGTCCACACCTCTCACCACCTCCTCTGCTGAGGTCAACACGGTGTATAAAGGTCAGACAACACAGAGTACCTCCGGGAGGACCACCGACTGCAGTGCACCCAGCCAAAGCTCTTACAGACAGCAGTGTCTCCCGTTGCTGATGCTCAACGGCGGACTGATCCTCGCCACTGTCATCCTGCTCATCTCCACTGTACTGCTGACATGGAAGGTCTGCCATCTGAACCGTCGCATCAAGACTCTGAGCAGCGACGCAGACCTGATCAGCAACTGTGAGTACTGGATGGGATCTTCCCAACGGCGAAAACACAAGACGGCAGCTGTAGCTACAGACAACGTCCTCTTACTGGATCAGTTCAGGCAGCCACAGGAGGAAGTGAGCAATGATGTCGTCAAAGAAGAAAATGTACCAGAGGTAGAGCAGAAGAGGGAGCAGAAGAAGGAGAGTGATGAAGCATCAGCAACCCCAGACGAGAAGGAAGATATCGTAACCGAGACTGAAAAAACGGACACCAAACTTCCAGAGGTTGCAACTTCCCAATCTGCCAACGCCACAGCCCCCACTTCTGCTGAGGGGGAGAAGAATGTAGCGTAG